The nucleotide window TGCCGCTGTCTCTCCAGCGTCGGAAGTGCTGCCAGACCGTGGGCCAGGGCGGGAAACCGTGCGGCAGTGCTCGCCAGGTACAGCCGTTGTGCGCCTGGTAGAAGATCGCGTTCCAGACCTCGCGCAGCTCGTGCGTGCGCGGTCGGCCCGTGCGCCCGTTCTTGGCCGCGGGCAGGACGGAGCGCACCACCGCCCACTGGGCGTCCGTCGGATC belongs to Longimicrobiaceae bacterium and includes:
- a CDS encoding transposase, with protein sequence DPTDAQWAVVRSVLPAAKNGRTGRPRTHELREVWNAIFYQAHNGCTWRALPHGFPPWPTVWQHFRRWRDSGTLERVHDVLRERVRIKAGREPSPSAAVLDSQSVRTAGKRGAAGATMRASTSPGASASCS